TTCCTGGTCACCAGCGACATGCCCGGAGTCGTGAAGACGCGCGAGCAATCGAAGATGGGGCTGCGCAGCACCCCGATGGGGGGCGTCGAGTTCGACGGCACCCCGGTGCCCGCCTCGCATCTGCTGGGCCGCGAGGGCGGCGGATACCAGGTCTTCACCTCGGCCATCGAGTGGGAGCGGTCCTTCATGTTCGCCGCCCACGTCGGCGCCATGGAGCGGCTGCTGGAGACCTCCGTGCGGCACGCCAACTCCCGCCGGCAGTTCGGCCGCAGCATCGGCGCCTACCAGGCGGTCTCCCACCGGATCGCGGACATGAGGATCCGGCTGGAACTGTCCCGGATGCTGCTCTACCGGGTGGGGTGGCTGAAGCGGGAGGGCCGGCTGGCGCTCCCGGAGGCCACGATGGCGAAGATCGTCATCAGCGAGGGGCTGGTGCAGACGGCCATGGAAGCGGCCGAGGTGCACGGGGCGCGCGGCTACCTGGCCGACGACGGCATCGAGCGCGAGCTGCGCGACGCCCTCGGCGGACCCGTCTACGCGGGAACCAACGCCGTCCAGCGCGGCATCCTCGCCGAACTGACCGGCGTACGGGGCGCGTTGTCGGGAGGTGGGATGTGATGAGGATCCCGTTGGCCGTGCCGGTGCCCCTGCACCTCGCCGACGACCTGGCCCGGCGGATCTACTTCGTCTCCGAGGCGATCACCGGCTTCTCCCTGGTGCGGACGCGAGACGAGGTCACCGCCGTGGACGTGGCCCTGGCGCCGTGCGCCGCCGCGCCGGCCGAGCTCGCCCGCAAACTCGGCCTGCTGGCCGGCGACGTGCTGGGCCTGCGCCGGACCGAACCGGAGGTGGTGTGGCAGTCCGCCGCGGCGGGGCCGGTGCGGGACGTGTTCGGCGCACTCGTGGCACAGGGCGTCGTGGCCGAGTCCGGAGCCGGGCAGCTCGCCGTCGGCGAGCCGGTCCTCTCCCTCATGGACCATCTCGACGCCCGGCTGCGGGCCGTGCTCGCCACGGAGTTCGGTGCCCGCGAGTTCCGCTATCCCACGCTGCTGCCCGCCCACGCCCTGCTCCGCACCGGCTACGTCGAGTCCTTCCCGCACCTGCTGATGTTCGTCTCCCGGCTGCACGCCGACGTCGACAGCTACCGCGGCTTCCTGCAGACCATGGGCCACTGCGGCGGCGGTGTGGGCGCCCTGACGCAGGGGCTGCGCGCCCACGGCGGCGCCTTCGACCACTGTCTTCCGCCGACGATGTGCTTCCACACCTACCACCAGTACGCCGACGGGCCGCTGCCCGCGCCGTCACTGGTGGTGACCTCGCGCGGCAAGTCGTTCCGGCACGAGTCCCGCTACCGCCGTTCCCTGGAGCGGCTGTGGGACTTCACCATTCGCGAGGCCGTGTTCCTGGGCCCGGCGGACTTCGTCCTCGATTGTCGCAGCAGGCTGATGGAACGCACCTACGCACTGGTGGAGTCCCTCGGCCTGGGCGGCCGGTGCGAGGTCGCAGGCGACCCCTTCTTCCTCGGCGAGGACGCGGCCCAGCGGTCCTGGTCCCAGCGGCTGCTGAAGCTGAAGTACGAGCTGCGGCTGCCATGGGGCGAAGCGGACGGGCAGGACGTCGCGGTGGGCTCGTTCAACTACCACGAGCAGCACTTCGCGAAGGGGTTCGGGATCACCGACGACGCCGACGAGCCCGTGTTCACCGGCTGCGCCGGCTTCGGCCTGGAACGGCTCGCCTACGCCTTCCTGTGCCGGCACGGTCTGGATCCGGCCGGCTGGCCCGAGGACGTGCGCGCGGCGGTGGCGTCATGAGCGGGCCGGCGCGTCTGCTCACCCTGACCGCGCCGACGCCCGAGGCGCTGGAACAGGCCACCGACGACCTGGCCGCCCGGCTGGACGGCCTGGACGACACCGCCTTCGCCCGCCTGCCGGCGATCCCGGACGCGACGCGGTCGGTGCGGCGGCCGCTGTGCCGCGCGGTCGCCGCCAGCTCCCCGGCCGACGCGGCCCGCCGGCTGCGCAGGCGCGACCCGCGCCGGGTGTTCACCGGAGGCCCTGCCCCCGACCGCCCCTCCCGGGTGTTCCTGTTCTGCGGCGTCGGCGACCAGTACCCCGGCCTCGGGGCAGGCCTGTACCGCTGCGTTCCGGCCTTCCGGCGGGAACTCGACCGCTGCTTCGCGGTGCTGGACGCCGAGCACGGCCTGGATCCCCGACCGGTGCTGTTCCCCCCGGACACCGGCGCCACCGCGGACCTCCGCGGCGGCGACGCCCTCGCCAGGCTCTACGACCACCGCGCCACGGCGCAGGAGATCCACCGCACGGTCGTCGCCCAACCGCTCGTGTTCTCCGTGCAGTACGCGCTGGCCCGCGCCCTGACGGAGCTCGGCGCGGCACCGGCGGCGCTGGCCGGCTACAGCATCGGCGAGCCCGCCGCGGCGTGCGTCGCCGGAGTGCTGACCCTGCAGGACGCGCTGCGCCTGGTCGTCCGGCGGGCCCGGCTGATGGCCGAGCTGCCGCCGGGAGCGATGCTCGCCGTCATGGCCGGGCCCGGGCAACTGACCGCGTACCTCGACGGCACGGTGTCGGTCGCCGCGCTCAACGGGCCCGCGCAGACGGTGCTGTCGGGTCCTGCCGGGCCGATCGAGCAGGCCGCCCGGGAACTGACCGCCCAAGGCGTCGCCTGCCGGCGCCTGGCCACGACGCACGCCTTCCACTCGGCGCAGGCACGACCGCTCGCGAAGCCGCTGGAGAGGCTGCTCGGCACGCTCCCGCTCCGCCCGCCCGCACTGCCCCTGCTGTCCAGCGTGACCGGGAACTGGCTGCGCGCCGAGGAGGCGACCAGTCCCGGCTACTGGGCGGCGCAGCTGAGCCGGACGATCCGGTTCGCCGACCAGCTGACCCTGGCCTGGCGGCTGCCCCGCCCGCTGCTGGTGGAACTGGGCCCCGGACAGGCTCTGTCCCGGCTCGCCCTGCAGCACCCGGACCGGCCCGCCGACGCGCCGGCGCGCGTCGTCCAGACCCTGCCGGGTGTCTTCGAGAGCCGCCCCGAGGCGGAACTGCTGCTCACCGCGCTGGGCCAGCTGTGGACGGCCGGCACGGACATCGACTGGGGGCAGGTGGCAGTGGAGTGAGCGGGTCAGGCCGGCTCGGGCACCCGGGGCAGCTCACGCAGCGCCGGGACGGGAGAGACCAGCAACGGCAGCCAGGCGAGCGCGCCGGCCGCCGCCGCGACGACCATGGCGCCGCGCGTCCCCGCGGCCTGGGCGAGCAGACCAGCGACCGGGCCGCCGACCGCGATCACACTCCAGATGACGAACCGCATGGACGCGTTCATCCGGCCCCGCAGCCGGTCGGGAGTGAGCGCCTGACGCAGCGTCACCTGGGCGATGTTGAACAGCGGAACGCCGAAGCCGAACAGCAGCTGACCGCCGGCCAGGAACGGCCACGACAGTCCCGGCGACGCCAATGGCGTCACCACCAGGCCGGCCACGCACAGCACGGCGCCGGCCGTGATGGAACGCCCGTAGCCCAGCCGGTCGATGACGCGGCGCGCGGCCAGCGCACCGGCGACCAGACCCGCGCCGCCCAGCGAGAGGACCACACCGACCGAGGTGGAGGAGTAGTGCAGCTCGCGCACCATGTACAGGGTCAGCAGCACTGTCAGCATCGACGAACCGAGGTTGAGGAAGGCGGCCGACCCCGCCACCGCCCGCAGTTCGCGCCGGCGCAGCACGAAGCCGAGCCCTTCGCCGACCTCCCCGCGCAGCGACCCCGGCGCCCCGGCGGCGCGCTCCGGCACGGGCTCCCGGTGCCGGATCGCGCGGCACAGCAGGCCGGACGCCAGGAAGCTGACGCCGTCCACGAGCA
This sequence is a window from Streptomyces sp. NBC_00557. Protein-coding genes within it:
- a CDS encoding MFS transporter → MPAERGTDDREEPAPRGRLGRVSDFQRLWAAQSVSETGTQMGQLAVPLLAMGALHASATELGFLSGARMLPFLVLALPAGALLDRIRRLPVMVLSDVCRALLVVSVPLAYALDLLTFAQLYLVVLLVGVFTVAFDVAYQSYLPTLVGREDLAGANARLTASASAAELAGPAAAGVLTGALGAAATVLVDGVSFLASGLLCRAIRHREPVPERAAGAPGSLRGEVGEGLGFVLRRRELRAVAGSAAFLNLGSSMLTVLLTLYMVRELHYSSTSVGVVLSLGGAGLVAGALAARRVIDRLGYGRSITAGAVLCVAGLVVTPLASPGLSWPFLAGGQLLFGFGVPLFNIAQVTLRQALTPDRLRGRMNASMRFVIWSVIAVGGPVAGLLAQAAGTRGAMVVAAAAGALAWLPLLVSPVPALRELPRVPEPA
- a CDS encoding acyl-CoA dehydrogenase family protein, translated to MDFELTEEQRRLRKEIVAFAREELGRDADARDREGSFPWADWRRCADFGVLGWPVPEEYGGSGLDPLTTIVALEALGYGCRDNGLVFAVNNHLWACVIHLLLHGTPEQKRRFLPQLASGALIGAHALSEPEAGSDILSMTTTARREGDGYRLHGGKCFVSNGPVADVFVTLARTGDGGARAQDQLSAFLVTSDMPGVVKTREQSKMGLRSTPMGGVEFDGTPVPASHLLGREGGGYQVFTSAIEWERSFMFAAHVGAMERLLETSVRHANSRRQFGRSIGAYQAVSHRIADMRIRLELSRMLLYRVGWLKREGRLALPEATMAKIVISEGLVQTAMEAAEVHGARGYLADDGIERELRDALGGPVYAGTNAVQRGILAELTGVRGALSGGGM
- a CDS encoding acyltransferase domain-containing protein, which translates into the protein MSGPARLLTLTAPTPEALEQATDDLAARLDGLDDTAFARLPAIPDATRSVRRPLCRAVAASSPADAARRLRRRDPRRVFTGGPAPDRPSRVFLFCGVGDQYPGLGAGLYRCVPAFRRELDRCFAVLDAEHGLDPRPVLFPPDTGATADLRGGDALARLYDHRATAQEIHRTVVAQPLVFSVQYALARALTELGAAPAALAGYSIGEPAAACVAGVLTLQDALRLVVRRARLMAELPPGAMLAVMAGPGQLTAYLDGTVSVAALNGPAQTVLSGPAGPIEQAARELTAQGVACRRLATTHAFHSAQARPLAKPLERLLGTLPLRPPALPLLSSVTGNWLRAEEATSPGYWAAQLSRTIRFADQLTLAWRLPRPLLVELGPGQALSRLALQHPDRPADAPARVVQTLPGVFESRPEAELLLTALGQLWTAGTDIDWGQVAVE